The sequence CTCAAAGCAAGGCGGAGAGGGGGTGCTTCCCATGGCTGACTCCTCCCTTCCCTTGGAGCAGGAGCCTCAGAGAATGTGTTTCTGAATAAAGATCCCCACCTCGGGTTGCTCCCTGTCCCTTTTTGGCTCCTGAAGGAGAAGCTGGGCCTCAGGCTCCTGGGCAAGACCAGCTGCCCCACCCTGACCTCCAGGGGTCCTCATTGTGCCCCCTTGCCCTCAGAGACAGCGTTCACACCACACGCGGGGACCAAGACACCTCTTTATTGCTGTTAGGAAAGGGTAGTTGCAACTATTTCTGTAGACGTGGAAGGGGACACTGCCCTAATCCAAAGGGGACCAGAAAACACCTAGCATTAGATGGAGGAAAGCTGGGCAGGAAGCCAGAGCCTGCTGGGGACAGAGCGGCTCTGATACCAGAACCCTCTCTCCCTGCCTGCTCCTCATCCGAGTCCAGGATTCTCACCCCAGCTTCAGCTGCCAGATAACATCCTTCACCCCAAGATCCTCCTCCCTACCACAATTCAACAAAGACGCAGTTGGGGACTCTGTGTGGGGCAGGTGGAGGGAAGGGGCTGTGCCCCCAGTGCCCTCTGCTCACCCCAAGGTACCCGGTGCCTGTCCCTCAGCCAGCTGTGCCTCCTGGGGAGGGGCCTGGCCATGCAGGTCAAGCTGAGGAAGAGGTTGCTCTGGTCAGCACCAGGTCTTGAGCTGGTGGCACCTTAGTCCACTACCGCCGAGCTGGCCATGGTGTTCACACCACAGGCCCCAGACCCACGATGCAGGTAGTAGTAACCCTGGGAGAGAGAAGTTGGTGAGGGTGTGAGGGCAGGATGGGACCAGGGACCAAgggcaggaagggaggaagggggccATGGGGCCAAGGGCCAAGGGTAGGAAGGGGGCCATGGGGCCAGGGGCTGAGGGCAGGAAGGGGGCCAGGGGGCCAAGGGCTGAGGGTAGGAAGGGGGCTATGGGGCCAGGGACCAAGGGCAGGAAGGGGGCCAAGGGCCAAAGGTAGGAAGGGGGCCATGGGGCCAGGGGCTGAGGGCAGGAAGGGGACCAGGGGGCTGGGGCCGAGGGCAGGAAAGGGGCCATGGGGCCTAGGGCTAAGGGTAAGAAGGCGGCCATGGGGCCAGGGGCTGAGGGCAGGATGGGGACTTCAGGCAGAATGGAGGCCAAGTCAAGGGCAACACAGGGGTCAAGGGCAGAACAGGGATTGCAGGACCAGGGGCCAAGGGCAGGACAGGGGCTGAGAGCAGGATGGGGACCACAGGGCCAGGAGCCGAAGGCAGAATGGGGGCTGCAAGGCTGAGGATAGGATAGGGACCAAGGGCAGAATGGGGCTGCAGTACCTAGAACAGAATGGGGGTCATGGGGTCAAGGGCAGAATGGAGGCTGCAGGGCCAGAGGTCAAGGTCAGAATGGGAGCCAGGAGCCCAGTGGCAGTACAAGGGCTGAGAACAGGACGGGACCTCACCTCCTCGCCCCAGTCAGTGCCCCAGCTGTTCTTGATGGCCCAGAAGGGGACGTCAGATCCTGGGGAGCAGTGTGAACGCAGAGTCAGGGGCctccaactctccagacaggccCCAAGCACTTTGTACCCTTCAACTACGTGCTgtgggcctactgtgtgccaggcactaggaaaaaaacaaaaagcaagacaCACCCCTACCACCCTCCTGGAGACgtgatacagctattggtctagAATAGCTCAACCTCCCCAGCCTCCGCTTTCCCACCCAGAGAGGATGGATGGTTCTGGCCTAGCTCGCAGCCCGAGGCCGGGGTAAGGACAGGGTTTCTAGGCAGTCCTGGGATTTCCCCGCCTATGGCCTGGGCTGGCTGGGCAGAGGCGGTCAGTGGAACTCACGGTTGCCATAGCCCACAATCAGCACAGCATGGTCGATGAGCCAAGGGCTGCAGAGGGGCCGGAGAGGGTGGGCGATCCCATGGCGGTAGAACTGGGGGGAAATAAGGAGTAGGAGACCAACCCCAAGGAGAAAGGGGGAGCCAGCAGCAAGAGACAGTATGGACGCAGCAGGGCTGGTGCCTCACCTGCATGCCAAAGGCATTGATGGCGACGGAGATTGGGCCATTCTTGGCCAGCCAGGCCGCCAGCTCTGAGACGAGAGGGGCAGCGTCAGTGGGCGCCTGggcccccacccccgccctgtGCTCACCATGCCCCTCACTCACTGTACTCGTTCTGGCTCAGCTCCACTGAGTCGTTGATGTAGACCTTGGCCTTCTCTGCAGAGAAGCTGCAGGCCTGCAGGTGGCCGTGGTAGCTATAGTCTTCCTCTGTCTCTAGCCCTCCTGGGAAGTGATGGGGGTGAGGCAGGTGGAGAAAAGGTGGACCCCATCTGCTATTCCCTAGCCTTCTCTGAGCCAAGTGCTGTGCTAAACCGCTCACGCACGTGGCCTCATGTTCCTCAGCACCCCTCCGAGACTTTGTTCTAGAAATAAGATACCTTAGACTCAGAGGAGCAGTAACTAGCGAGAAAAGTGGCAGAAATAGAGCCCAGCTCTCAACGTCTGATTCATGGCTGAGGGCTCAGCACAGGGTTCCTGTGGCTCTTAACCTTGGCTTGCTTGTCCCTGCCTGACTGTCCACTCTCAATTCCTGCCAGGCTCCTGGGCCAGTCTTTGCACAGTCACCTCAATCCCTTACCCCTTCATCCTTCTGCCATTGCAGCCCACCTATAAACTGGATTGCCAGTTTGGGTCAGTCACTCTTCTCAGGGGTGAGGTGTGTTGGGTACCTGGTGTAGCAGCGTTATACAAACACAGACCTCCAAGCGGCGGAAACACTAAAAACCCCTGTTCACCAAACCCTGCTATGTACCAAAAACTTCATATATGTATCTCTTCATTATGATACTCAAAGCAATCCTATGAAAGAGGCAGGCTgagccccatttcacagatgaggcaactgaggctctAAGAGGGCTGACTAGCCTAAGGTCTTTGGCCAATAAGGGTCAGCATGAAGACTTGAATGCAGTTCTGTGCGACTCCCAAGCTCACGTCTCTCCCTCAAACTGACTTCCTACAGAGAGAGAAGCGGCACCTGCTGCCCCCCCCGCAACCCCGTCAGTACGTACCCAgagtctttatggctgagtaggcGTTGGAAGGCACGCCACCCATGCAGGCCTTGTCCACCTTGTCACAATCCAAGAGCTCTAGGAGACAGAAGGCTGGTCCCGAGGAGCCCTCtggaggggctgggctggggacGGGGGCAGAGCAGGATGCTCACCCTGCTCGGAGAGGGAAAGCAGGGTCCCCCGGTTCAGGAACCACTGGCCCTCCACGTTGCCTGTCACTGAGAAGGCCCAGCAGGAACCACACATGCCCTGTAAGGGACAGCAGGGTCAGGGCTGGGCCCCTCCCCAACCCCCGTGTGGCACACACATTCCACCCTCATCTCCTAGAGCCAACCTGGTCCTTGACTTTGGTGACAGCTCCCTTtgtcctccagtcccagtcaggaGGCACAGGGCCCTTGGGGGCCTTGCCTAGGCGCATCTTCTGGCCGGGGTCCTCTCTTAGGAGGGGATTCAGGTAGATGGTGCGGAACTCCTCCTCTGTAAGCAATGggcgggagggggcggggggcagggggcagaATTCTAACCCAGCCCTGACCAGGGGCCTTGGGAGCAGGCCATCTCTTCCAGGTCCGTGAGGGCTTTGGCCATCACCCCTACCTGTTAGGTCGCTGAACTTGGTGATTCCATACTGAGCTGTACCTTGGTCCAGGGCCTGGAGCTTCTGCGCACGTATCATGTTATTGGCAAAGACGGACATGCGCCACTTGGTTTCTGAGAACAAGGAGCACGAGGGGAGAAGCTGGGACTCCAGGAAGATCATAAAAGGAGGGGCACTTGGAGCTAACAGGCAGGGGTTTCCCTGGGGAGCATGGGCACTCTGAATCAGGCCAGAAGCTCTTTTCAAGGACCAAACCCTGGGCCAGGGTGGAGTGCCAGACCTGCAAATGATGGAGTGGAAGGTATGATCAACTTGTGGGGacatgaaaattgtaaccaaggTGGGTATCAAAGGGCAGGTGTCAGAGATATCATTAGACAGGAGAGTGGGGAGAAAGGCCAAGGTGCTGGGAGGGCGGGGGTCTCTGCCCCATCGCACTCTACCCAGAATGATGAAGGCTCATGGTTTCTGACCAGGAAGGTCATGGGAGAACAGGCCAGGTGCTGGAGGTGGCTGCATGGTCCTGGGAGGCTGAACAAGAACTCAGGAACTTAGAGGTCCCTGCAACGGTGCTCTGCCTCTTGTGTCCTTCCCCTCCCCTAACACCAAGGTGCCAAGTTGAGGGGAGGGCCCTGATCTGACTGCAACAGGCACAGCCAAGGCTGGGTCCTCACCCTCCTTCGTCTCATACGTCCGGTTATAAGTGGTGACAAAGTTCTTGAAGATAGAAGCCATCTTCCCGGAAAAAtcctagaaaaccagaagggtttATAGAAGGAGTCCCAGGGGACCAGAGAGCTCCAATCCAGGGTGAGGGGAGAGAAGGGGCATGAGGCAGCAGCCAGCTCCCCGGACAGATACAGACTCCTCACCTGGGGCTGGGGATCCTTGTTCAACAGTGGAAGGATGGAATTCAGGGTCTCGTTGGTGTACTCTGGATGGGGGTGGAACAGAGAAGACATCAAGGCTGAGCCTGAGGGAGGCCTGATCTGGGCTATCCCAGCATCCGTGGGCTATCCCAGCACCTGCAACCTTGGTATCCACTGGGCCGCAGTCCCGCCTCAGCAGCATGTGTTTGCCTAACTCATCCAGGACCTCGAAACTGCAGAGCTGCAGGGAGAGGAGGAAGCCTGTGTGGGGGCTGGGACCAGGGCTGAGTCTGGGTAAGGCGGAGATGGAGGCCCCTCCCATGAGGACTGCCCCCAAAGCAATCAACCCCACAGTGGACAGTGGGCCTGCCCTACCCCAACACCTACCCTCTCTCCCCCATCCCTCTCGCGGAGCATCTTGGCCTCCGCCCTCAGGCCTGGGAAATAACTCTTCCGAAGCAGTCTGTCCGGATGGGGCGGTGCTGACCAGACCTGTCACCCCAGGGTGGCCTGACTCGGCCTAGGTGGGGAATCGCGGGAGGCCAGCACTCACCAGAGTTTTCTTGGACAGAGGGAGCCGGCACACCGTGAGATCATTGCAGGGCGGCTCCTCCAAGGTCGCCTCCAGGGAATACAGCGACCCCCTACCCGCCTGTATGGAGGAGCGGGTGAGGTGGGCACAGCCCCGTCTTCGTgggcccccagccccaccccgacccccttccccttcccagtcATCTCGGAGCCACCCCGGATCCTCCGAGTTCAGGCCACCGTCCCCCTCCCGGGACCCCGGAGGCCCGGCCCGGCGCGTCTCACCCGGCGGACTCGCCCGCGGACGGCCCCCAGCGCGGCCTGCGTCCCCGCCGCCCGGCCGCGGTTGTACATCCTCAGGGCGAAGCGGGCCGGCTTCAGCAGCTCCGGGGACGGTGGCTCCCAAGCCGGCGcaggggcggcggcggcgcctgGGAGCAGCCCCAGCAGCGACAACAGCTGCAACCAGGGCGCCATAGCGAGGGCGAAGCGGCGGCCGGGATGCACGGACCGACGGACGCACGGTCCAACCGACCGGGCGGGGCGGTCCGCGAGGCCTGCGTCCTTCCCGCGACCCGTGGACGCCGGCCTGGGGCGCCTGCGCGCTCGGGTGTTTACCCGAAGCACGTGGGACGAGGCACGTGGGGCGCGCGCGTCTGCGAGCAGGCCGGCATCCCCTCCCCCGACCCCCCTGGGACTGGCACCGCGAGACAGCTGTGCAGGCTGCTGCAGCTCTAGTCTGCGGACAGATGGCCTGAGTCCCCATCTTGGACTAATGCGCTTATGTCTTGGAGCTGCGCTTTGGGGAAAGGGggataaaaataacatttattgcaTGTTTATTGTATGTTAGACATTACATGCCACCTCCCTTTAAttgtcatagcaatcctatgaagCAGGTGTTATCTTGcccatgttagagatgaaatGAAGTGGCTTGCCAAACAGCTGAGAAGCAGTAGAGATGGCCTTGAACCCAGGCAGTTGGCTCCAGAACCCGAGTTCGCAGCCCAGTCACCTTTTCGCGCTCCCAGTTCACATCAGCGAAATGGCAGATAATATTACCCATGTTGGCAGCATcttgggctgttgtgaggatcaaacgCAATCATGCAAGCATTTGGTAACCACTCAAGGAATGTGCGCAAGGCTGGGACTGCTTTTGTCCCCTGGAGCACTCCCCTGCTCTGTTCCAGGGCCTAGCAGGGAGAGTGACTGACAACGTACTGCGTTTCTCGGAGTTCTCTAGTGGAGAGACAGATGAGAATTTTGCTGCAAGGTGTTTCCACCCGGGAGAGGGAAAGCGGGAAGAGAGCCTGGGAGAATTGGGGTAAATCATGGCGGAGGGGCAGGGGTTGGTGTGGAGGGTGCTTATTGTTGTCTTGTGCCCCTGAGTTGAtctggactcatggcgaccccgtgtgttacagagtagaactactccttaGGGTTTTGTTGGCCGTAACCTTTAGGGATGCAGATATCCAGGTCCGTCTTCCGCAgtaccactgggtgtgttcaaaccaccaacctttaggttactagctgagcacaaaccatttgcaagaCACAGGGACCTCGTGGAGCATGCAGAGGACTGATTAATTAAAGATCATAGTCCAAAGTTGGCTTTTTACAGTAGCAGGGGTCTAGAGGGGTTCAGTGGCTTTCTGCCCATCCGGAAATTAGTGCTGGAGCCAGAAGGGTGCCAGTTTAGGGCTCCTGGTGGTAAGTCCAGCAGATGGTGACCCCTTTCTTCTGTGTTCTCCCCTGTTTTAAGCCCCTGGGCTCCCCATGTTTGTCTCAGTTCTTACCGCAAGCCACTTACACTTATCCCTCTGTCCTCAAAACTCACCCCAGAcgtgctgccatcaagtcgattccaactcatagcaaccctataggactgagtagaaccacctcatagggtttccaaggagcagctggtggattcaaactgctgaccttttggttagcagctgagctcttaaccactgtgccaccagggctcctcaaaagcTCAAGatctcaccaaaaccaaaaaccaaactatttgccattgagtcaatttgactctataggacaggataggactggcccatgggatttccaaagctttcttttttttttttaattttattgtgctttaggtgaaaaatttacagcgcaaattagtttctcattcaaaaatctgtacacaaattgtgacattcgttgcaatccccgcaatgtgtcagtcAACGCTCTCCGCCTTTCTGTCcctggtttcctgtgtccatttttccagttttcctgtcccttcatgTCTTCTcggctttgcttttgggcagatgttgcccatttggtctcatatacttgactgaactaagaagcacgtttctcACAAGTGTTACTGTTTTACagtcctgcctaatctttggctaaaaggtggacttcaggagtggcttcagtttgaGTTAGCAgggagtccgggggccataggcACAGggcttcctccagcctctgtcagaccagtaagtctggtctttttttgtgaatttgaattttgttctgcatttttttccccactctctcTGGGATCCTCTActgcaatccctgtcagagcattcaggggtggtagctgggcacagtttagttcttctgggctcaggcgggtggaggctgtggtttctgtggttgatgtggtccattagtccttcggattaatattttcctgtgtctttcatcCTCATTTGCTCCagacgggatgggaccaatagatgtgtcttagatggctgcttgcaagcttttaagacactggACGCTACTCACTGAAAtaggatgtagaaaattttctttatgaactatgttatgccaactgacctagaagtCCACCAAGactatggtctccagccctcagccccagtaactcggtccctcaaggtgtttggatgtgtctaggaagcttctatgactttggtctggtcaggttgtgctgacttcccctatattgtgtgttgtctttcccttcaccaaagttaacacttatctactatctagttagtgatttctcctcgcTCGTAACCACctaagattgttttttttctttttctgtgcataaacctttcccatggtggcacagtggttaagagctatgtctgctaaccaaaaggtcagcagttcgaatccaccaggcgctccttggaaactttatagagcagttctactctgtcctatagggtccctatgagtcagaatcgactcgacagcaacaggtttggtttggtttggtttttaaaccttttcttgagtttttataatagtggtctcatacagtatttgtccttttatgtttgacttatttcgcccagcataaagccctccagattcacccatgtagTGAGacatttcagagattcatcattgttctttaccattgtgtagtattccattgtatgtacataccggtctgtttatccgttcatctgttgatgggaacttaggttgtttctatctttttgcttttgtgaataatgctgcagtgaatatgcgtgtgcatatgtctattcatgtgacggctcttatttctctaggatatattcctaggagtgggattgctggatcatatgtggtatttctatttctagcttttttttttaaataatttttattgtgctttaagtgaaagttacaaatcaagtcagtctgtcacatataagcttatacaggCCTTactatactcccatttactctccccctaatgagtcagcccgctcccttcttccagtctctcctttcgtgaccgttttgccagtttctaaccctctctaccttcccatctcctctccagacaggagatgccaatacagcctcaagtgtccacctgatacaagtagctcactcttcatcagcatctctctccaacccattgtccagtcccttccgtgtctgatgagtagtcttcgggaatggttcctgtcctgggccaacagaaggtttggggaccatgactgccaggattcttcttatttctagctttttaaggaggcgccatatctttttccatagtggttgtaccattttacattcccacaaggaGTCCATGAGAGctccaatctccccgcaacctctccaacatttgatattttcttttttttattagtgccagtaatgttggggtgagatggtatctcattgtagttttgatttacatttctctaatggctaatgatcgtgagcatttcatcatgtgtctgttagatgcctgaatgtcttctttggtgaagtgtctgttcatatccttggcccattttttaattagattatttgtctttttgttgttgaggtgttaaagTGTTTTATAGGTTTTAGAGAACAGATCCTTGTCACATATGTCACagcccaaatttttttcccagcctgtagcttttctttttactctttcggtgaagtcttttggtgagcataagtgtttatcAAGTGTTTATCTTCAGGTGTTCGTGCATTGTAATGGTTTGtactgtatttatgccatgtattagggcccctagtcttatccctactttttcttcatgatctttatcattttgagtattatatttaggtctttgatccgttctGAATTAGTTTTCGTGTCTCGTGTGAGGTgcgggtcctgttttatttttcacagatggggattcagtttttccagcactgtttgttaaaaggGCTGTTTTTCCCCGCTTAATGGGCTtcgaccctttgtcaaagatcagtggctcataggtgggtggatttctgtctgggttctcgattctgttccattgatctgtgtctgttgttgtaggaGTTGACtgccatggctgtatagtaggttctgagattaggtagtgtgaggcctccggctctgttctttttcttcagtccagaactgtaatctttacagaagcagactgccacgtctttctcccacagagcgactggtgggttcgaactgccaacctttcggttagcagctgagcacttaaccacagcaccagtGGCATCGGTAGGGGATACAGGGGGTGTGGACTAAACCAGGTgatactgtcagagggggtgacaccaaaatgactgtataaattttttgtacagtgtttcagcagaaatttattattttttataaaaacatacaTGTGGTTAGTTACAACAAAAAcgttttttgtaagcccagcttacgtgtatcaatatacttgcaaggctaaaactctatgctaatttactttttaaaccttTTAATGTGCTCcagcaaccctggtggcgtagtggtgaagtgctacggctgctaaccaaaaggtcagcagtttgaatccactaggcgctccttggaaactctgtggggcagttctactctgtcctgtagggtcgctaggagttggaatcgacgcaacggatttggttttttggttttaatgtgctccagtcagagctgttatTACCTAATTACAGTGGCACGATTATTATTTCCTAATTACAGTGAATCACGTGCTACAAGCACAGCTGTTTTTTTCATGGATGCCAGGGTTTttatagtcgctgattttgtcaaattcagctacaatattgtggtaattagtattggCGAAACTATATCAACTTttgaggaaaagaaggagtgatatgcAGGAATTATAGTTGATGAGTGACATTAGTACAGAAAACATTTCTAAGGATTCTGTACAGCCCGGTAAGGGAGAAGGCCTGCGGGGGGAGTGACACcgtgagttaccgcactgggtggcaccaaccctagtgacgccactgtactgcaccaccagggtccttcaaACTCTCACACCCCCCCAGAGTCTTCACGTTTGCTTTATTCCCTCAGCCCAGCTGACTCCCAGACACCTTTCAACTCTCAgttcacttcctccaggaaggcaCCCCGATCTACTCTTACCCACCCCTGTCTGGGCTCGGTGCCACCACTTCTGTGCCTGTAGCCCCACCCTGCACTTTCTCTCACATGGGACTACAATTTCCTGTTAGACCAGGGGCTCCTTAAGGGCAGGGATCTTGTCTTGCTCCCTGTTGTTTCCTCAGCACccggcacagtgcctgacacagttAAACCAGTAATcagctgccctcaagtcagctccagctcatggtgatcccacgtgggtcggagtagacctgtgctacacagggttttcaatggctgatttttcataagtagattgccaggcattttttctgaggcacctctgggtggagtcaaacctccaaccttttggttagcagctaagtaactgttgcaccacccagggactcctctgacaCACTTAGACCCTGTTTGGTAAATGTttggtgaatggatgaatgatgACTCTCTCAGCATGCCCTCGAGTGGGTATGAAGTCACCCGACTGCTGTTTAACTCTGAGCTTCGCTTCCTAAAGGACGAAACCCGGTCCTGGCAGAGGAATCTCAGAGAATGCCTGTCATCCTTGACCCAGGACCCCTGTGTGTGTCCATGGGAGGccagcacacactcacacatttcACCTCCTGAAAGGTCTGAAGTAGAGTCAGTCACAAGTGGGGATCCTAAGGCCCTAGCAGAGGCAGTGGAAATTTCCTTAGGTCTGGGTTtccagagaagccctggtggtagagtggttaagagcccagctgctaaccaaaggtcagcagttcaaatccaccagcctctccttggaaaccctgtggggcagttctactctgtcctatagggttgctatgagtcggaatcaactcgatggcaacgggtttggtttggggatttCCAGAGATCCATGTTGACATTGCCCTTGGCCTTTGTGGGAAACATCCATCTTCCCTTAAGTCTGTTTCCAGGGCACTGGAGCCACCCAACAAGTGCCTGGGGAAAAGGGTGGCTCATCTACTTGCCAGAGTGaggcaaaacccattgccatcgagtcaattctgactcacagtgaccctataggacagggtagaactgccccgtagagcttccaagaagcacctgatgaattcgaaatgctgaccttttggttaggcagctgcagcacttaacccctgcgccaccagggtttccagagtaagGCAAGGGAGAATGCTTATAATGAATGGAGTGAGGAGGAAGAATATTTTTTAAGCTGCACCTGTGTTACCTCCTGTAATTGGCACAACAGCCCTGCGAGGGAGACATTCTACCATTACAGATGAGAACATCGAAGCCTGGCCTCTGGCATGTGCTTTAGCAAAGATAAGGGCCTAGAAAGGCCtctgagcagttctgctctgtaacacacgggtcaccaggagtcagaatcacctctcTACAACggggttggtttttgtttgggtACTGCatgccaggccttgttctgaggGCTTTACAGGCATCCACCCTTTTATTCTTCACAACAACTTATGTAACAACTAATATTGCTGTTAGTTGTTGGAAGGAGGGTCACGGAGGCAGGAGGATAGTGAGGGacggggagagaggaggaggtgaGTGCAGACAGGACAGCGGGTCCAGCTCAGGGGCGGCTTGCAGGCTGTGATTTTATTCTAAGTGCGGCTTCCCCAGAGGCCAGCTCTGAGTCTGTTAGGGAGGGCTCTGGGGATAGACACTTGGGGAAGAGAAGGGGAggaagcaggaccaggcaggaggAGAGTTGAACTGTGTTGCGGTCTCAATGCACAATCCACGGCCCTGCAGGGAGCTCTGACGCTGGACCACCCTTCAGATTGTCATTACATGCAGCTGCCTGGGGAGGAGGGCATGACTCTCAGCCAGGGGAGTCCCAGGGGCTGACAGCCAAGGGCAGCACTCCCAGCAGCTGGACACCAAGTCCATGACTGAAAGTGCATGTGGCTGGCATATCACAGCATACACGTGGCCCGCACTGCCGCGTACACGTGTTCCGGTTAGTGCTTCAGGAGGTCCCTCTGCTGTTGTGTGGAGAGTGGGTTATTGGCAAATGTAACCACTtaatactcacacacacaaaatcaccaGTTGCCGTGCAGTTGACcccggactcatagcaaccccatgtgtatcagagtagaactatgccgcacagggctttcaatggctgattttgtctGTTAACATCACAATAATAACGTTGACAGCTAGTTCAACGGGCAAATATATGGGTCTCCATGATTGCATGTATCTGCACACATCTCTACAAAGAAACTAAGGCTCTGAGAGGCGAAAAGAGTGGATCGTGGCCTCAGCAGATACCCACGGTACATGGAGGCGTGCCACTGAAAGTCCCAGGAGAAACAGAGCACTGGTGCTCCAAGCAAGTTTGCTCGACTAAACAGACTAGTCGCAGGGTtgatgggggcagggggcaggggttgTTGACAATACATGTTCCTGGCTTCTACTTTGGTAAGTCTGGGTAAGGAGCTTGGAATTCGGGGGTAATTCTTATGAACACTTATGTTTCAAAAGTATGCCCTttctgtgggaaccatggtctcggggaacatttagctcaactggcataacatagtttgtaaagaaaatgttccatatcctactttggtgagtagcttttggcgtcttaaaagcctgtgagcacggaaggtcagctcaactggcggaaggtcagctcaactagaccggaccaaaagcaaagaagtttccgggataaactgaatgcttcaaaggtcagcggagcaagggcgggggtttggggactatggcttcaggggacttctaagtc comes from Elephas maximus indicus isolate mEleMax1 chromosome 7, mEleMax1 primary haplotype, whole genome shotgun sequence and encodes:
- the CTSF gene encoding cathepsin F encodes the protein MAPWLQLLSLLGLLPGAAAAPAPAWEPPSPELLKPARFALRMYNRGRAAGTQAALGAVRGRVRRAGRGSLYSLEATLEEPPCNDLTVCRLPLSKKTLLCSFEVLDELGKHMLLRRDCGPVDTKVAEYTNETLNSILPLLNKDPQPQDFSGKMASIFKNFVTTYNRTYETKEETKWRMSVFANNMIRAQKLQALDQGTAQYGITKFSDLTEEEFRTIYLNPLLREDPGQKMRLGKAPKGPVPPDWDWRTKGAVTKVKDQGMCGSCWAFSVTGNVEGQWFLNRGTLLSLSEQELLDCDKVDKACMGGVPSNAYSAIKTLGGLETEEDYSYHGHLQACSFSAEKAKVYINDSVELSQNEYKLAAWLAKNGPISVAINAFGMQFYRHGIAHPLRPLCSPWLIDHAVLIVGYGNRSDVPFWAIKNSWGTDWGEEGYYYLHRGSGACGVNTMASSAVVD